The DNA region GATTATGTATGACAGTTTCAAGTATCATGGTATGATAAGGTCTTTTGCTTTATCGTTGATGAATCTTGTGATGTCCCTTACAAAAGATAAATGACTCTTGATTTAAGATATGTTGATAAAAGAGGATTTGTTATGAAGCATTTAGTTAGTCTTGCTCATGTTACTAGTATTTCTATTGGGTCACTTAAAGAAACAATCTATTCCATGCTTGCTCAATTGTCTTTGAATCCATATCGTGTACGAGAACAAGGTTATTATGGAACAAGCGACATACGAGGTCATATTAATGAGTTTATGAGTTTAATAATTGCGGATTGTTCATCGACACATTATGTAGACTGGTTTGCTCACCAACTTCAATTGATTCTTGTTAAGGTTGTACACACACATGTTCATGTTAGCCGTCTTATTGGTTTGGTTAATCTTACTTAGAAAAGTGTGTAGTTCTTATAAACATAAAGAtgagtttcgagaaaaacaaactaaaatggtTGAAAAATGATTATATAAAGGTGTGCTTCTAACACAAAAGGGATTAAATTAAGAAGTTGGCCTTCAAAGGCCTGACGATACTCGTTGGAATTCTCATTTCAAATCTTTTTACAATTTCATCAATATGTTTTCACCAGTAGTTATGCTCTTATTCTTGCTAAAAATGATCATATAGTTAAAACTCAAGCTATTTTGGATGGCATATAAacttatgattattttttcatGATGCATTTGGTGAAATTAGTTTTTGGGATCGCTTATCTACTAAGTCTATATTTGCAAAAACGAGATTAAGATATTGTGAATGCTCTGGCATTACTTCGTGTCGCAAAGATAAAAGTTTTAGAAGAATGGAGATGAAGGTTGGGATTCACTAGTGGATGATGTGaattctttttatgtgaaatatgATACAAATATTCCTAGTATGGATGAATTGGCTCCTTTACGTGTTCAAGGAATGTTAAAAtgcaaaattatatatatgacAATTAAGCACTAATTTTATATATGACAATTAAGCACTATTATTGAGTTATTGTTTTTTTACAGTATGTTGTTTCAACTAACTATTTTGTCCAATACTAGCGTTACTTGACTTAATATTTTGACGCAAATTAAAAATCTAAATGCCATATTTCTATAAACGTTTGtgaatattttaaattcaaacctcAATTATAAAATTCTACCTCGTTATACAAACTTATTTAAATTTCTCACTTTATCAATGGGCTCTAATGGAATAAAACAAGATACTAGAATGGTTTGCGTTGCACATGACTTGTTATTCATTGTATATAAAGAAATACAAATGAGATAAATATGGACGTTGCAATATTCTtataatatacataatatactAATTTACTTAAAGgaagatatacaaaatataaaaaatattagtgtaacataatatttgtcatattattatataatacattAGACTCAATTCAGATTCAATTCTATACTTTTACAATTTTGTTCACATatccatttttatattatacaCTTATAATACTCTTCGTAATAAGTTGGCAAGTCATCATCAAATTAagatcaaaaattcaaaaacttaGCATTACTTCAAGGGTATCGcgacaagttttatttttcaaaacaacATACAAACACTTACATCATCAATGTCATAATCTTATAAAAATAGACACGTTATTACAAGACTAACATTGTTCACCCCTAATATAAGAGATTACCTCTCTtttaaaatacttacaactgATAATTATATACGCTGTTAAAAATATTACTATCACTTaaagtataataataaaaaactcCCTTTATTTGGacataaaacaaaatagaagtataaaaactaaaaagttaaataaagcATTAAAAGTAGCGCGTAGAAGCATCTTAGTAGGTAGTAGTAtgaacacaaaaaaataaagggaaaaaaagGAAAGCTCGTACTTCAAACTCCATTGATAATCGATAGACATACCCCAACGTGTGGTCGGCGGTCACAGATGATGCTGTTTATAATCCTAACACGCTACTTTCCAATTCTATCCTCCCTTTATAAAATCCGAAACCATCTTTTATTCATTCTTGTTTTCAAAGATCTTTAATTCAAACATTTCCTCAAGTTTGTCAACCTTTTTAAATTACAGTCAAAATCATTATTTGacccctttttcctttttttttttttttatttcataaacaTCTCGTCATTACTATTCCTTTAATTTCAGGTACTTTCcctttttttgtttcattttttaatCTGGAACTTTTATTCTTCTTCCTTAATTAATCTTTCTTGGTTGCTTGCTATTTTGGTTTTTGTGTTCTGGGTTAGTGCAATTAATGTCGGAGGTTTGAGTTTTAAGGATTatgtattttgttaattttttattttggctatCTGGGTactgtttattttgttttttgaacaTTGATGGGTTTTCTTGAAAaggttcaaattttgtttagtATCTGAGCTTTGTGCTTTAGTtaaaatacacacacacacaaacacacacaaaaaaacaagaaaacctTTTTGGAATTGAATTTTTGCAGTTGAGTTCAATTTTTGGAATTTGAGTTTTAAGGCTATCTgggtattatttattttgttattttcatggagggatttttttataaatggttaaatttttgtttattatttgagTTTTGTGTTTTAGTTTAGCTACACAAAAAAAGagtaactttttataattgaattgaATGGTgaattgatttttgaattttgagtttTAAGGTCATCTgggtattatttatttttgttagttgCAATTTGCATGAAGGAATTTTCATAAAggttaaaattttgtttattatttgggTGTAGTGTTTTAGTTTAGCTACAAAAAAAGGCCAGCTTTTTGCAAGTGAATTGAATGGTGAATTGAGTTCAATTCTTGAAATTTGAGTTTTAAGGTTATCTGGGCAATGagtattatttgtttatttttatttgcttgAAGGAATTTTCATAAAGAGttgaaattttgattattatttggGTTTTGTATTTTAGTTTAGttacacaaacaaaaaaaactttgcaATTGAACTGAATGGTGGTTGAAAGAAAGAGGAAACAATCATAATTGGGCAAAAAAGTTTGTTCTTATGCTTATAAGGATGGTTTTTTCTATAGGATTGTGCTTTTAAATTCTGTGTATTGACTGTTTTGTGAACATTTGAGTAAAATAATTGAAGTTTTTCTGATGAATAAAAGTGTATTTCTCTTTGATTTAGTTGTTGGGATATTATTAGTATTCAAAAAAGGCTTATATTTTGATTGTTATGTTAGGTGCTTTGTTATAAATGGGTGAGTAACTTAAGCAATGGTACATAAGCTTGTGAACATAAATCACATAATGGCATAAGCATCTTGTTTACTCCTCAACATATGAATTTATTAGAGTAGCTAGAATTGGCTTAGATGtattcttatttgtttttagagtaGGTTTGGTAAGATTAGAAAAAATTTGTAgtaaaattctttttgtttggtATATAGCAAGCCATCTACTTTTACTCCCAGTTAGCTAAAGTTTGTGTGTATTTTATTAAGTGATGTTAGGACGTTAGGAGATCGATCAAATACCTCTTTTATTTAGTTTCCTAGAACAGACTAGATCCTATTAGATTTGGGCTATCTAAATCAAATAGACGGGTGTGGAAATGAGACGGGGAAGCATAATGGGGTGTGAAAATGAGGAAGACCGCTATCTAAATCTAGATCGATCAAATACCTCTTAACGATTTATTGAAGCTATAAAAACCGGTAATGTTCTTGAGATAAAGTTCTTAGGTAAAAGGCAGTGGATCATGAATAATTGTTACGTTTTATGTAGATCTCTGTTCATCATAACTATCACATTATTGCCTTCGCTAAGTTTTGGCATATGTGACATGACATGGTATGAAGTTCAGGATGACTAAGGAGAAAACATAGACGTTGCTCCCCATAGGAAAGGGGCGGTTTTGTTAAATCATTCTAAATTTCTTATTCTGGGATTTTCTGCTTCTGTTTGTCCGTTGGTTTAGGTAGTTGTCATTAGAGCACTTTTATCGAGTTTCTATAGTTTTTGTTggtgtatataacatatcttgggcctcaaccatcagatTAAGCTGATGGCGGAGgcccagaatatgttatataccctAACAATTTCTGTAGTTCGAATCGTTCTATGACGTTTTTCGGGAAGACTTCTTTAAGGCTTGTAACCGAGTCATCAACGTTTCAAGTACCATAACGTAGTCTAATACAAGAAAGGGGATGTGCAATTTTTGCAGTATATTTCGACTATTGTGTGTTGCTTCTAAAGTTTTCTATTTAATTTTGCAGGAAGATTTCGAACCAGAGGGCTTCCTTAGAAGCCTATAGTACCTGGTTTTATACGTAAGCACTATAGCTAATGCTTTAGCATGGATTCTCACAAGATTTTCGGATACAATGTTACCGGTGCTGATTCATCCTACGTGTCCTCTCAGTATTCTTCTCCACAAGTTCCTAACAGGCTGTTTGGTTCGCTGAAGTTCAATTTAAAAGATTCTCCAATCTCGCCATTCTCATCGCCTTTCGAATGTGATACTGCCACAACACTGAGTGATAGCCGAGAGCATCACAGCTCAAGTGAGTCTCTCTCGGGAAAAAGCCCGTCTTGTAATTCACCGTTGGAAACAAACAGTTATTATCAAAGATTCAACTCGAGCCTTTCAGAAGATTCCCAGTCAAGTACTGTTCTACCGACTACTCGTGGGATTTTGTTTCCTCAAAATTCAGATTATGAAACAAACATGAGGTATGCTTTGCAGGAGCTTGAGACTGTTCTTATGGGTGACGAATCAGTCGGAGGAGGAAGCCGACAACACCATATCCCAAGTCAGAGATTAGGGTCCTGGAACCGCAGCTCACAGGGCTCACATGGGTCTCAACTTCAGTCACCATCTCCTTCAGGAGAAAGAATATCAGACGCTAATGGTGGTCGTCAGAGTGAGAAACGTCACAAGGCAGCCATGAAAGAGGAAATCCTGGAGCTTCAAAGTCCATCGGGTGATCTAAAGAAGCTACTGATTGAATGTGCACGGGCATTATCTGAAAACAGGTTTGACGATTTTGAGAAATTAGTCGAACAAGCAAGGAAAGAAGTCTCGATTTCTGGTGAGCCGATCCAGCGTCTTGGTGCTTATATGATTGAAGGGCTTGTTGCAAGGAAAGAATCTTCGGGAAATAACATCTACCGGGCTCTTAAGTGTAAGGAGCCTCTCGGTAAAGAGTTGTTATCTTACATGCACCTTCTGTACGAAATATGCCCGTACTTGAAGTTCGGTTACATGGCTGCAAACGGCGCTATAGCAGAAGCATGCAGAAATGAGGATAGAATCCATATCATAGATTTTCAGATTGCGCAGGGAACCCAGTGGTTAACGCTATTGCAAGCGCTAGCCGCAAGGCCAGGTGGTGCTCCGTATGTGCGTATTACCGGGATTGATGATCCCGTCTCTCAGTATGCTCGAGGTGCGAGCTTGGAGGCTGTTGGCAAACGATTAGCAGCGCTCTCTGAAAAGCACAGTATACCCGTTGAGTTTCATGCAGTACCCGTTTTTCTTCCCGAGGTCACGAAAGAAATGCTCGATGTGAGGCCGGGGGAAGCTGTGGCAGTGAATTTCCCTTTGCAGCTTCACCATACGCCTGACGAGAGTGTCGATGTCAACAATCCTAGGGACGGCTTGTTGAGAATGGTAAAATCACTTCATCCCAAGGTAACGACTTTGATAGAGCAAGAGTCGAATACCAATACTACGCCTTTTCTGACGAGGTTCATAGAAGCATTAAGTTTCTACTCGGCTATGTTCGAGTCTATTGATGTGACGATGCCTCGGGATAGGAAAGAGAGGATCAGTGTAGAGCAGCACTGCTTGGCTAAGGACATTGTTAATGTCATCGCTTGTGAGGGACTCGACAGGGTGGAGCGTCATGAACTGCTCGGGAAATGGAAATCGAGATTTACGATGGCGGGGTTCCAGCAATACCCTTTGAGCTCGTATGTGAATTCTGTGATAAGAGAATTGCTTCGGTGTTACTCGGCACACTATACGTTGGTGGAGAAAGATGGCGGTATGTTGTTAGGTTGGAAAGACCGGATGTTGGTATCGGCTTCTGCTTGGCATTAATCAAAatagttttctttttcttcatttattcATTTCAGCTGCTAACTGTAATAGGAGTACTACTTTGGTACTTCTTACCAGTGTTGTATGAGATGTAATTGTTTTCTTCTGTATTTACTATGCAGTATGAAATGCAGGGTATATTGTTCAGGAATAATGACTAACTTATAGCTTGAAGGATCAATTGTTATTTATCTCTACAACTATTTAGGCCACACTAGAACCCCTGCTTTGTTTTCTTTAAaggaaaaagtaaaatataaccTATCAacatttttctacaataatttgaTAATGCATTATCATAGTATTTCTCTCTGACATCCTATTAACTTATTGGTAACCTACTATTGTAGGTCACttgtcaaaaaaaaatgaaaaataaaaatccttCACCACCACCACCTTCACATACATAGCCCCACCTAACCTCTCAGTGCCAACCAACACCCGCAAAGCAAAAAGCCCCCTACTCCCTTCCAACACCCACCACCCACGATTGACAGtcaaggaaaatttgaaaatattaaaacaaaaaatcaaaaaaaggaacaaaataattcaattttcaacttattttcaaaagtaagcgtgcaattcccaaacctgtggtttcgggctgttcgcagttagtaactgcgaacaggttaaaaaaaaactagttGTTCCCACTTAGATACTGGGaacaactttgacttttttttgacctgttcacaGTTAGTTACTGCGAACAACTAGGGTTTTGAGAAATAGGAAAATGAGAAGGAAAGGAAGCTGTTGCGTATTTGTGCAGctatctgttcgcagttagtaactgcaaacaggtcAAAATAAGTCAAAGggctaactgcgaacagctgtttgacttattttaacctgttcgcagttactacaaaccacaggtttgggattttcacgctcagttttggaaataagttgaaagttgtattattttgttcctttttctgattttttgtcttattgttttcaaattttcgacaATCAAGGGGAGGGTTTCGTCATGGGGTAGGGGATTTTGCGATTGAAAGTAAGATGGTGGTGGTCTATTGGTGTTTTGGTGGTAGCTATGGGAAAGGACAGTGGCAACCAGAGGTTGCTGTTGTGCGACGACAAAAGTAAAGATCGAAAAACAATAATGGATGCAACAAAGATTCAAtcgaacaataaacaatgtcaTACCGataaattaacgtggttcactatcaatatGATATCTATCCACCgacaccgagaataaacttttacTATAAACTGAGAGATTATATTACAAGATCAACATGAGAAGCCCTAACAATAGCTCTCCAAgcttttctctcttagtttttccACAATTTGTGTTGCAGGCCCTCACTACTACAAATCGTTACATGTGCCACTAATTACGCCACGGGAATTCAAaatatgtggcaagttttgatCTTGCCACGGGAAAAATAGGTTTCAAGACAATATCACAATTATACCGAAAATTTTTACCACGGGTAAATATATATCGTGGCAAAGATGCACTTGTGCGACAAATTATGCCAGGGTAAATATACATCGTGGTAAATTTTATCgtgacaaaaaaaattgtgcCACCAATTATGTCAtgggtaaatatttatcgtgGCAAATTAAGACTTATAGTTCACGGGTAAATAGCTATTGTGGGAttgtgttataaattatgacacctgaatttaaaatttatcgCAAGTTTTGATCTTGCTACGGAAATAGtatattttaagagaaaattaaaaaaaataaaaagtttatcaatgatttaaattcaaaatcttcatccaacttaattaattttacatttattagaaaataagtaattattttcccttgtttttaatttaatataagaaaaaaattctttaaacaatgattcaatttaatatattttaaataaaaacatttaaaaattttttgagaAGCTTTTTTCACTTACCCAATACTCAATGTAGACCTTAAACAATGATTTTAGGTAACATTAAAGTATTTTCAACAAAAGAGAGTAAGGTTATTTCTAACCCATTTCAAgacttttctaatttttaatttagtgaaAATCAGATCTTTTCATCCTCTTTAATTcaagaacaaatgaaaaatgTTCTTTTCTTTCTCTAACAGTGCTACATTACAAAAAAAAGTGCAATTTCGACTGAAAGTTTCCGACTAACTCAAAACAGTCGGAAATTTCTGACTAACTTTCCGACTGACAAGCGTTAGTCGGAATTTACTAAATTGCTACTAAATCAATTTTTGGTTGGAATTTTAGATTGgaacaaaaaggaaaattttaaattgaaaatttctgACTAATTTCCGACtgaattttagttgaaaaaattcCTACCATTTTCCGAATGAAATTCAGTCGGTAAATTAGTCGGTAAAAATTTATGTGATTACTATGAATAGACATTATGGAATACTTGGCTTGTCGTTGCCTCCCTAATATTAGTTAGGGGATAGTATGGAGTAATTTTTTggcattattttttaaaattgagtCTTTTTAGCATTATCTAGAGAAAAACCACATatgaataatatgaataataataataataataataataataataataataataataataataataataataataataataatatactaactGTTAGGAGTGTTATGTTATAAGTATACTAACATTACTTAGATTATCACTAAATAACAGATGGCCTAGTAATTGAAGTGTTGGTGTATCAACCTGGAGTGTTGTGCATGTGGTAGctgaatataatttataatgagTCATTGTACGTGGCAGAAGaatatgattagccacgggTTAATTTTTGTGGCAGATAATATGATTAGCCACGAGTAAGTACTTGTAGCAGAAGAATAAGATTAGTTATGGGTTATGCTTGTGGCAAAAGAATATATCTAGCCACGGGATCTACTGTAGcaaatagaatagtttatgccaCAACCATAATTTTCCCATGGCAACAATTTAGCCATGGTAGTTAGAACTTAAATTTCCGTGgctgaacatcatagtcatgaGAAATTCTTACTTGTGCCACGATTGCTACTGTGGCATAAGTGATGATTTGTAGTAGTGCCTAATTCAAAGAACAAGAGGGGTTTATATAGTATGCCacttaataaaaagaaagtaGGGTTAACATTACAAAGTAACCGGCCCTTAAAACAAGGTAACTGCCAAATGTGTGAAAAGTCCGCTAAACCGCATGAAGTCCGCGCCTCGCATACTAGGCCGCGGCCCGCGCACAGCCTTCTGCTTTTCATCTTTATCATGCTTCATCTTCAATCCCGATCTTAGACTCGATTCGAGTCACAAAATCTCAACGGTTGGAATTTGTAGGTGGTAGTTGGTGGTGGGAGTGTGTAGGGAAATGGACCAAATGGTGGGGAAGATGGTGGTGGGGTGGTGCAGGGTGTTATAAATTTAGGAGAAGGgggatttttaattaaatatttttttagaaatagTATGTTTTACATGTAATGGATAAAAAATAGATGTTGGTTGAAAACTCACCTAAAAGGtggtattattattggaaaaatttgaaatgttgtGTACTACTATTTTGGttaatttttccattttaagttttcaatttacttgtaTATATTTGTCAACACATTAATTGAATCCTTAATTAAtctatttagttgtatataattaaaaattttaaaatttagtatcaaataaatttatattaaaaaaataaaaaaaataaaaattaacaatgatTGTTGAGTAGTACAAAATCCCAAATATGACTTTTGAAGTGGATGAAAGTGAGTAAAAGAACTGGCTGCAGACTCCTATGCACCTCGCTCAATACCCTGGCTTGTAGTTTTGTGTTATACGTAGAATAAATCCAACACgtacataaatatttttatacaaaattattattaaaatatatcaaaaattatattgtttatttaacCTAGAGCATTTTCCCTTCCCTTAAAAAATAAGCCTAGTGCACTCACGTGCAAGCGCAGAAGGGTGATTGGTTTCCCGGGGCCATTGGTATGGTCATGCCCTCCTTAACTTGAtgtataaattttcatttaattatggATTGTTATGgagttaaataaataaactcgTAATTTATTTAgccaaactttaaattattcatCTTGGTccattaactttttaaaaaggtATTTACTACTCATCATGACTTATCACTACCATTCATCATATCCATCACTTCATTAATCAACCTctattctaccattataaatacttGTTGCATCATTCATTTATGGGGGAGGCTTTTAGGTTACTCAGCAAAAATACACCGCCCTCCAACTTATAATCTATACTTAACCaaatatttctttaattgatctgaactcatcctacaatccgttaatctaGTATTCATTCAATATCATACATTCATTGATTTCTGTTTCCCGGTCTGACTTGAGTGTCAGAGGGGTTTTTTGGAAAATCATCCCGGataaggctaacgttgtattgcggGATTTGAGGTCTCGTCAGTGGAAGGATTAAGCACTTTTAACATACTAACAGTTGTCCTCGACTACACCTTATATTCAGTTATTTTAAGTGCTTTTTGCACATTCTCATTTTATTACGAAAACAGTTTGGCGCCATGTGTGGGCATTATATACGTAAAAGTTATGTCTCCTCCCCGTACAATACTTGAAGTTTCATAAGCCTTTAGTTTGAACTGTCAGGATATGGCTCTGTGTCCGCTAAGTCCTTTCAAATATCAACGTTCTGCTTCAAAGTTCAAGccatataatattatttacttttttttgagtGAAGccatataatattattttagtttatcaTAATCTTCATTATGCCGTTCAAAATTTCGATCAGAAAGAGAAAGCATATAAGATAAAGAAAATTGAAAAGTTATTGACAGTCAAATCGTTGATCGATGGAATGAACAGTTTGAGAATGGGGTGAAATATGTTGATGGACTTTAAATTTGATTAGATTACAAATTTCACTTTCTGGGATTTTGTTTTTGAGGTGATTGGAATGaaataacaaactaaaatagtGACTTagctttttaattaaatattccGTTGCTATTTAGTTACCAATAATGTGATCGGATACGATCATATATAATCAGGGATGTAtgtttggtattaaagttgaggAATTTATATTCAACAATTGTTTATAATTAAAGAGGGGCGCTGATCGAGCTGTTCTAATGTCTATTATTCTGGCCAATCTTTGTTAATATTGAATGTCGGTTTGATGCAACTTCTAAAGAGTTAGATGATTCGTAGAAAGTTTACGAATCAACTTCAACTGACTAAAAAATTTAGTCCCaatgttgaagtttggtttaATGCACTATTCTAAAAGTTTGATGACCCGTAACGTTTCCAAACCAGCTTCAACATGAAAAATGACCGAGTTATGTTTTGGTTAACCGTGACATCGAGGATTCAGATGCAATGACTCGTCCCGAACCATCGAATAGCCGGATTATCTTGTCTAAGGTTATTATACAAGTTTTTCCTTTTGTCGTATCATCAATTTGTCCGAACTATCAAAAAATTGGGTCCCTTGGGGGCCAccttaaaatttagaaaatcacCTAAGTTTGGGAGTTATCCGTATTATCAAAAAATCGGACCCCCTAAGGGCCTCCAATAATTTTCGCAGATGTGTATTAGTATTGAGAGTAGCCGAGTTATGCTATAACCGAATCGTCAAAGACCCGGTTGAGTGATTGTCGTGACGTATTATCATAAAGTCGGACCCAATTTCGGTTTAatgcaccttctaaagggttattaaatccgtagaacgtttccaaaccaacTCCAACTGACTACAAAATTCAGTCCCaatgttgaagttcggtttgattcactatctaaaggattagatgacgcgtagaacgtttccaaactaACTTCAACTAAGTGGTTTCGGTATAAAAAAATCAGTCCACATATTGCCCAATTCAATGAATTGGCTGGATCTGAGTACGATCTAACAGTGGCTCAAACTATCTACATCAAATCCCTGAAAAACTATCTACATTGACTGTATTGGTTGGATCCGGGTACGATCTGACAGTGATTCAAACCATCCACCCGTGAAAGAACAATTTCAGATGACTCGATACATGGAGAAAAATCATCACCATCGCCTTCTAatgaaatgctacataaaggATGCAAATCTTTGTCTAGTATTGCCAATTGAAGTATATATTGATAATCATATGGTTATTCTTGCTTTTATTCATCAACGTATATCGGGTGATTCTTATTAGTTGTATTCATGGGTTAGTGATCAAGTATGATATTGACACATATTAAAagaatcatttattatttctgCGAGAGAATTCAATACTTCACCGTTATTATTCTCATCATATTAGATTTTATTTATGTGTAGTTTTCATGATCAATATATAAAGTCATCTGAGCTTTCACCTAGTATGAAAGtcatattatcattatttaagtcCCAAAACGTGGGCTTTATTTGtcatattatggaatcatctaGTTTGAAAGCCGTATTTTTACTGAAGTCCTAAAATAATTGATTTTGGGCGATATTTTCTTAGTATTCATCTTAATTATcaaactttcacctagtttgaaagtgggATCCTTGCGAGTgtcacctagcttgataactcggACTCTTATTAAGCCCCAAGACGAGTGATTTTGGGTGTTATTTGTCAAAGTATTCATAACGAGTATCACCTAACTTGATAACTTGATCACTTATTaagcggacctatgtccgatcagAATATTCATTAATTCTTTCGAAtgattcacctagtatgattccaTATCTAAGTCCCGGGTGATTGACGGCTGGGCAATGTGGACCTATGTCCAATCCGAATATTCATTAAATGTGGACTTATGTCCGATCCAAATATTCATCAATATTTTAAAAGGATTAACCTAGCATGATTTCATATGATCTAAGTCCTAGGTGATTGACTGCTGCGCCATATCATCATATTAGGCTCAAATGCTGAATTATCATATCAGGCTCAAATGCCAAATCATCATATCAGACTCAAAAGCCGAATCATCATATCGGACTCCTAGTCCGAATCATCAAAAATAGCCCAAAGGCCAAATATTTACaattcatggggcttccaccaAGCATGACCCACCGAGGCAAgtgtttaaagtttattttattcgGATCTAATTGTATGATTTCTTCTGAATATTTAAATGGTTCGCATCACAAGTATGTttgtttttcgcataaagactGATGCCCTCGCTACATTAAATTCCCTCCTCTATCACTCTTAatgcgtggggctaatgttatggggttaaataaataaactcgtaatttatttagtcaaacctaAACCAC from Amaranthus tricolor cultivar Red isolate AtriRed21 chromosome 3, ASM2621246v1, whole genome shotgun sequence includes:
- the LOC130807260 gene encoding chitin-inducible gibberellin-responsive protein 1-like, yielding MDSHKIFGYNVTGADSSYVSSQYSSPQVPNRLFGSLKFNLKDSPISPFSSPFECDTATTLSDSREHHSSSESLSGKSPSCNSPLETNSYYQRFNSSLSEDSQSSTVLPTTRGILFPQNSDYETNMRYALQELETVLMGDESVGGGSRQHHIPSQRLGSWNRSSQGSHGSQLQSPSPSGERISDANGGRQSEKRHKAAMKEEILELQSPSGDLKKLLIECARALSENRFDDFEKLVEQARKEVSISGEPIQRLGAYMIEGLVARKESSGNNIYRALKCKEPLGKELLSYMHLLYEICPYLKFGYMAANGAIAEACRNEDRIHIIDFQIAQGTQWLTLLQALAARPGGAPYVRITGIDDPVSQYARGASLEAVGKRLAALSEKHSIPVEFHAVPVFLPEVTKEMLDVRPGEAVAVNFPLQLHHTPDESVDVNNPRDGLLRMVKSLHPKVTTLIEQESNTNTTPFLTRFIEALSFYSAMFESIDVTMPRDRKERISVEQHCLAKDIVNVIACEGLDRVERHELLGKWKSRFTMAGFQQYPLSSYVNSVIRELLRCYSAHYTLVEKDGGMLLGWKDRMLVSASAWH